CATCGGGGATCGGAAGAGCGATCGCCGACGGCTTCGCCGAAGCGGAAGCGAACGTCGTCTGCACTTCGCGCCGCGAAGAACAGGTCGAGAAGACCGCTGCCGAACTTGAAGCGAAGGGTTGCCGGACGATTCGCGTCACATCGGACGTTTCGGACCGCGAATCGTTGGCCGAACTGCTTGGCGCTTGCGTCAAAGCTTTCGGGAAGGTCGATATTCTCGTCAACTGCGCGGGAAGAACGAAGCGCGCGCCGACGGCGGACTTTCCCGAGGCGGACTGGAACGACATTATCGAGACCAACCTCAACGGCACGCTCCGGGCCTGCCAGATCTTCGGCAAGCACTTTCTCGAGAACGGTTACGGCCGGATCATCAATATCGCTTCCCTTTCAACTTTTGTCGCGCTTTTCGAGGTCGCCGCATATTCCGCCTCAAAGGCGGCGGTCGCGAGTTTGACGAAATCGCTGGCCGTCGAATGGGCGAAACACGGCGTCAACGTCAACGCCATCGCGCCGGGGGTTTTCCTGACTGATCTCAACCGCGAACTGCTCGAATCCACGGAACGCGGAAAGGAGTTTCAGTTGCGAACGCCGATGGGGCGCTTCGGCAAGGTCGAAGAACTTGCGGGTGCGGCGGTCTTTCTGGCGTCAGAAGCTGCGAGTTTCGTCACCGGCGAAGTGTTGGTCGTTGATGGCGGCTTCCTGGCGTCGGGCGTTAACCAGTGAATCTTACGGCTGAGATCGAGCTGAAAACCGAAAGGCTCCGCGAGATGCTTGCGGCCCAGTCCCTCGGCGGTGTTCTGCTCAACACACAATCCAATTTTGCCTGGCTCACCGGCGGCGGATCGAATGCCGTCAACCGGAGCGTCGAGAACGGAGTCGGAACGCTTCTTGTGCGCCGCGACGGCATGCGTTTTTTGCTTGCGAACAACATTGAGATCGATCGGTTGATGGCCGAACAGATCCCGGGCGGCAGTTGTGAGCCGCTCTCATTTGATTGGCGTGCCGAAAAGTCCTCGCCTGAGATCGCCGCCGATCAGGCGCGCGCCCTGGTCGGCAACGCCGGCGAGATAATCTCCGATCTGCCGCTGTCAAAGTCCGTTCGGCCGGCGGAGAACCTCATCGCTCCGTGCCGTTACGAATTGACAATTCCCGAGATTGAACGCTTTCACAAACTCGGCGCGGACACGAACGAGGGCGTCCGCCGGGCTTTCGAGTCGATTGCGCCCGGAATGCCGGAGCAAAGGATCGCGACGGTCGTCGCGGCAGAACTTGCCGTAAGCGGCATCGAAACGGTTGTCGTGCTGGTCGGAGCCGACGACCGGATCGGCGCGTACCGTCATCCAACTCCGACTGAGAATGTCTGGAAGAAATCGGTGCTCGTCGCAGTTTGCGCGAAGCGCAGCGGATTGATTGCCAGTTTGACGCGGATCGGAATCGCCGGCCCCGTTTCCGCCGAGTTCAGCGAACGGACCGAAGCCGTCAAGGAAATTCAAAGAACAATTTGCCGCGCAACGGAGGTCGGTCGCGAAGGCCGCGAACTTTACGGTTTGCTTGAATCCAAGTATGCGGAACTCGGTTTCGCCGACGAGATCGGCAAGCACCATCAGGGCGGAGCCGCCGGGTACAAGACACGCGAATGGGTCGCGCATCCGAAATCGTCCGAACGGGTCGTCGCCAATCAGGCTTTCGCTTGGAACCCGTCGATCACGGGCACCAAGGCCGAGGAAACGATGATCGTCACGGCCGGTGGGTTCGAATTCATAACGGCGAACGACGTAACTGGAATCTTTCAATATTGAGGGTGACAAAATGACTGAGAAATCGATCGAAACGCCGGTTCGCGTCGGCAACTTCCGCTGGGTGATCTGTGCTCTGCTGTTCTTCGCGGCGACCGTCAACTATATCGACCGTCAGGTTATCGGAATCCTTAAACCCACGCTGCAAGAGGAGTTCGGCTGGACAGAGAACGATTACGGCTGGATCGTGTTCGCGTTTCAATCCGCGTACGCGCTCGGGATGCTCGGCGTCGGCAGGTTGATGGACCGAATCGGAACGAAAAACGGTTTTTCGATTTCGGTGACGCTGTGGAGCATTGCCGCGATGGCCCACGCCTGGGCCGGTTCGGTCGGTTCGTTTATGGCGGCGCGCTTTGCGCTCGGGCTTGGCGAGGCCGGCAACTTCCCGGCGTCGATCAAGACGGTTGCGGAGTGGTTTCCGAAAAAGGAACGCGCGCTGGCGACCGGCATCTTCAACGCCGGAACCAACATCGGCGCGCTCGTCACGCCGCTTGTCGTGCCCTGGATCGCTTATACGTACGGATGGTACGAGGCTTTCATCATAACCGGCGCGATCGGCTTTCTCTGGCTGATCTTCTGGCTCATCTTTTATCGCAAACCTGAAGATCATCCGCGACTCTCAAAGGCCGAGCTGGACTACATCAACAGCGACAAAGAAGAGGTCTTGCCGACTATTCCCTGGAAAAGGCTTTTTCCGCATCGGCAGACCTGGGCGTTCGCGATCGGCAAGTTTCTGACAGACCCGATCTGGTGGGTCTATCTCTTCTGGCTACCGGATTTCCTGCAAAAGAAACACGGGTTGGACATCAAAACCTTCGGGATTCCGCTCGCGATCATCTACATCATCGCGGACTTCGGAAGCATCGGCGGCGGTTGGATCTCCGGATTCCTGATCAAACGCGGCTGGTCGGTCAACGCCGGCCGAAAGACGGCGATGCTCATTTGCGCGATCGCGGTCGTTCCGATCGTCTTTGCATCGATCACAACGAATCTCTGGGTCGCGGTGACGCTGATCGGGATCGCGGCCGCTGCGCATCAGGGCTGGTCGGCGAATATCTTCACTCTGACTTCGGATATGTTCCCGAAACAGGCGGTCGGATCGGTCGTCGGCATCGGCGGAATGGCCGGCGCGATCGGTGGAATGTTCATCGCCAAACTCGTCGGCTGGATACTTGATGCGACCGGAAGCTACATCCCGATCTTCGCCATCGCCGCCTCGGCTTACTTGATCGCGTTGCTCGTAATACACTTGTTGACGCCGAAACTGGATCCCGCAAGACTGGACAATGCATAAACTACTGCAATTTCTGGCCGCGATGGCGATCCTTTCCGCGGCCGCGGCCGTTTCAGCTCAGAACGCATCGCCGGTCTGGCGAGCCGACAACGGCGACGGCACATTCAAAAACCCGATTCTCCACGCAGATTATTCCGATCCGGACGCGATCCGCGTCGGCGACGATTTCTATATGACCGCGTCGAGTTTCAACGCCGCGCCCGGCCTTCCGATTCTCCATTCGAAGGACCTCGTCAACTGGCGTTTGATAAATTATGCTCTCCGCGAACAGGTCCCGACCGATGTTTTCAGCCGACCGGTCCACGGCGGCGGCGTTTGGGCACCGGCGATCAGATTTCACGACGGCGAGTTCTACATCTTCTACCCGGACCCGGATCACGGCATCTACGTGACCAAGACAAAGGACCCGATGGGCGAATGGTCCGCGCCGCTGCTGATCAAGTCCGGGAAAGGCTGGATCGACCCGTGTCCGTTATGGGACGAAGACGGTCGCGCCTATCTCGTCAGCGCGTTCGCCGGCAGCCGCGCCGGATTGAAGACCGTCCTGACCGTCAGCCGAATGGATCCGAGCGGGATGAAACTCATCGGCGATCCGGTTCTCGTTTTCGATGGGCACGACGCACATCCCACGGTCGAAGGCCCGAAGTTCTACAAGCGTAACGGTTTTTACTACATATTCGCTCCGGCGGGCGGCGTTGCGACGGGCTGGCAGCTGGTCTTGCGTTCGAAGAACGTCTTCGGTCCATACGAAGAGAAGACCGTCCTCGCGCAAGGCAAGACGAACGTCAACGGTCCGCATCAAGGTGCGTGGGTAACGACACAGTCGGGAGAAGATTGGTTCCTCCATTTTCAAGACAAGGGTGCGTATGGAAGAGTCCTTCATTTGCAACCGATGATCTGGAAAAACGACTTTCCGGTGATCGGCTCGGACATCGACGGTGACGGCACCGGCGAACCCGTTGCGACATTTCGCAAACCGAATGTGGGCAAGACATATCCAACGGAGACCCCGCCTGATTCTGACGAGTTTGACGCGGAAAAACCGGGACTTCAATGGCAATGGCACGCAAATCCCCAGGCGCTTTGGGCGTTCGCGTTTCCTTCAAAGGGCGTCCTGCGCATCAATTCCGTTCAAACACCGGCGGACCAGAAGAATCTCTGGGACGCGCCGAACTTGCTGCTTCAGAAGTTTCCCGCCGACCGCTTCACAGCAACCGCGAAAGTCACGCTAAATTCGCGGGTCGAGGGCGAGAAGTTCGGCCTGCTGGTGATGGGGCTCGACTATTCATATCTTGGCGTGACCTTGAGAGGCGGCAAACTCTTTGCGGCGCAGGCCGGAGCGCGCGACGCCGACAAGGGGAACACGGAAACCGAAACCGCGCCGTTTCCCGTTGACAGCCGAACGTTCTTTGTCCGAGTTTCCGTCGAACCGGCCGCGATATGCCGGTTTTCGTACAGTACGGACGGGAGATCATTCACCAACCTCGGAACGCCGTTCAAGGCGCGGGAAGGCCGGTGGATCGGCGCGAAGATCGGATTCTTTTTCTCGCGCCCGACGAAGTTCAACGATTCGGGCTCGGCCGATATCGATTGGATACGCTTCGAGTGATTCTGATTGGGAATGAGTCCAATACGCGGCTTTTCGACGACAAATGGAACGAATTCAGATTCTCCGCATCAATTCTCGTCAATTTCCCTTTGAGCAGACCTGAATCGCATTCCGTCGATGCCTTCGGATTCCTGCGCGGCGCGTGTGTGCAGCAGGTGTTCGCGCATCGCGTTCCCGGCCGCTTCCGGGTCGTGGGCACGGATCGCGCGGTAGATCTGGCGGTGCATTTCGGCTGACTCCTTGAGATCCAGCGCGAGATGCACCGTTTTGCTTCGTGTCTCGAACAGGATCGTCGCGACCATATTCATCAAGGCGGTAAGAATACGATTCCCGGACGCGGCGGCGATCGTCTGGTGAAAACGCATATCGTGAACGAGATATTCCTCGGGTTCTTCGAGCGAGGCGAACATTTCGGCGACCTCTTCCGCCATCGTCGCGATATGATCCCCTGAAGCGCGTTTTGCGGCGAGTTCGGCGACCGCCATCTCGAGCGCGATGCGCGTTTCGAACATCTCATCGGAACTGAAACCGTGAAGCGACGCCATCAGGCGCAACGGGTTCGCGTCGAGCGCCGGCGAAGCGTCGGCCTCGGCGACGAATGTGCCCGCCCCTTGCCGGGAATGGAAGACGCCGACCGCAGCGAGCGTTCGAATTCCGGCGCGCAGGGTCGGCCGCGAAACCCCCAACTGGCGCGCCAGATCACGTTCCGGGGGTAAACGATCTCCCGGTTTCAGGTCTCCCGCGTGAATCATCTCGCGCAACCGTCGGACAACCTCCTCAGACGTTGTCAACTGCCGTTCGCTTGTCGTTGTATCCAGCATTTGGTTCTTCATCCCGCAGTTCGTTGGTCAATAGAATAGCTTAGTTCCAACAATATCGCGAACATTTGGCTTACGGTTTGACCGGCTTGAGCGGTTCAGCATAGACCTTGATCAGTATCAACGAGAACTCTTTTCCGGGAGTGTTGACGCGGTGATGCGGCGTGCCGCGCGGAACGATGATCAGATCGCCCTTGCGAATCGTGAACGTCTCGCCGCCCGAGATCTTTGTCGCGCGCCATTCGCCGGGTGATGCTTCTCGCGGATTCTCAAGCGTTCCGCCGAGCGTTAACTGGGCGGAACCTTCGAGCACGTAATAAACGTCGTCCGAAGCATCGTGAAGCTCGGCCTCGCTCGAATCGCGTTTCTTGTCGTGCTGGATCGCGACGCGGAGTTCCATTCCGGCGCCGCCGACGAGTTCCGAAACCTTGTTTTCCGATCGGATGGATTTTTCAAGCTCGGCCAGCGACTGTTTCGTCTTAACGACAAAAGGCCTGATCGGCTTCGACGGCTCGCGCGTCTGGGCGAACGAAACAATCGAAAGGAGACTAAAGGCAAAAACAATAAATACGACTGATTTTATAGATTTCATAGGTTTTATCCGCGATCGCAATTCCGTGGTATAGGAGAAGTAAGAACGGTAGACGGTAGACGGTAGACGGTAGACGGAGAACGGAGAACGGTAGACGGTAGACGGTAGACGGAGAACGGAGAACGGTAGACGGTAGACGGTAGCCGGTAGACGGTAGACGGAGAACGGAGAACGGAGAACGGAGAACGGAGAACGGAGAACGGAGAACGGAGAACGGAGAACGGAGAACGGAGGCTCGACAACCAAGATCGGTTTGTCAAATACGCCAGCGCCTGTTTCTCGTTTCTGATGTCAAAGGTCAAAGACCGAAGTTCTAAGTTCACAGTTCCAAGTTCTCACTTCTCAGTTCCAAATTCTCACTTCACACTTCTCACTTCCCAGTTCTCACTTCCCACTTCTCATTTCTCACTTCTCACTTCTCATTTCCCAGTTCCCACTTCTCACTTCCCACTTCTCATTTCTCATTTCTCACTTCCCACTTCTCATTTCTCACTTCTCACTTCCCAGTTCCCAGTTCTCATTTCTCACTTCCCACTTCTCATTTCTCACTTCCCACTTCTCATTTCTCACTTCTCACTTCCCAGTTCCCAGTTCTCACTTCTCACTTCCCAGTTCCCAGTTCTCACTTCTCACTTCTCACTTCTCACTTTTCACTTCCCACTTTTCACTTCCCACTTCTCACTTCCCGCTTCTCAGTTCTCACTTCCCAGTTCTCACTTCCCACTTCTCAGTTCTCACTTCTCAGTTCTCATTTCCCATTTCGCGCTGCCTTGAGCAACCATCCGGCGAGCTCGCGGGCGGCGAGATTATTGTCGTAGATTCCTTTCATCTTGCGGCCGTCGACATATTCGTTGTAAAGCCACGGATCGCCAAGCGCAAAGACCGTGCCTTTGCCGAATTTAACGGTCGCCATCACGACATCGCCGTTTGATTTGAGCAACGGAACTGCCCTGCCCGAGAGTTTCAGCGTTGAGATCTCCTTCAGATAAAGCTCGCGTGCCATCCTGAACACGGGATTTCCCGCCGGAACTTCGATCCGGCCTTGCGCGAACTGATCGTTTTGGACGCGATTCTGACTGTCCTTGTTGAACTCAAGTCCGAACTTACGTGCCAGAATGTTCCAATTGTCGAACTCAGCGTTGCCGAAATCATTGCCGAGCAACACCAACACGCCGCCCTTCTTCACCCAGCGGGCAATCGCTTCGGCGTCGGCGGCGTTGATGA
The DNA window shown above is from Acidobacteriota bacterium and carries:
- a CDS encoding FadR family transcriptional regulator, whose amino-acid sequence is MLDTTTSERQLTTSEEVVRRLREMIHAGDLKPGDRLPPERDLARQLGVSRPTLRAGIRTLAAVGVFHSRQGAGTFVAEADASPALDANPLRLMASLHGFSSDEMFETRIALEMAVAELAAKRASGDHIATMAEEVAEMFASLEEPEEYLVHDMRFHQTIAAASGNRILTALMNMVATILFETRSKTVHLALDLKESAEMHRQIYRAIRAHDPEAAGNAMREHLLHTRAAQESEGIDGMRFRSAQREIDEN
- a CDS encoding cupin domain-containing protein, with the protein product MKSIKSVVFIVFAFSLLSIVSFAQTREPSKPIRPFVVKTKQSLAELEKSIRSENKVSELVGGAGMELRVAIQHDKKRDSSEAELHDASDDVYYVLEGSAQLTLGGTLENPREASPGEWRATKISGGETFTIRKGDLIIVPRGTPHHRVNTPGKEFSLILIKVYAEPLKPVKP
- a CDS encoding glycoside hydrolase 43 family protein; its protein translation is MHKLLQFLAAMAILSAAAAVSAQNASPVWRADNGDGTFKNPILHADYSDPDAIRVGDDFYMTASSFNAAPGLPILHSKDLVNWRLINYALREQVPTDVFSRPVHGGGVWAPAIRFHDGEFYIFYPDPDHGIYVTKTKDPMGEWSAPLLIKSGKGWIDPCPLWDEDGRAYLVSAFAGSRAGLKTVLTVSRMDPSGMKLIGDPVLVFDGHDAHPTVEGPKFYKRNGFYYIFAPAGGVATGWQLVLRSKNVFGPYEEKTVLAQGKTNVNGPHQGAWVTTQSGEDWFLHFQDKGAYGRVLHLQPMIWKNDFPVIGSDIDGDGTGEPVATFRKPNVGKTYPTETPPDSDEFDAEKPGLQWQWHANPQALWAFAFPSKGVLRINSVQTPADQKNLWDAPNLLLQKFPADRFTATAKVTLNSRVEGEKFGLLVMGLDYSYLGVTLRGGKLFAAQAGARDADKGNTETETAPFPVDSRTFFVRVSVEPAAICRFSYSTDGRSFTNLGTPFKAREGRWIGAKIGFFFSRPTKFNDSGSADIDWIRFE
- a CDS encoding M24 family metallopeptidase — translated: MNLTAEIELKTERLREMLAAQSLGGVLLNTQSNFAWLTGGGSNAVNRSVENGVGTLLVRRDGMRFLLANNIEIDRLMAEQIPGGSCEPLSFDWRAEKSSPEIAADQARALVGNAGEIISDLPLSKSVRPAENLIAPCRYELTIPEIERFHKLGADTNEGVRRAFESIAPGMPEQRIATVVAAELAVSGIETVVVLVGADDRIGAYRHPTPTENVWKKSVLVAVCAKRSGLIASLTRIGIAGPVSAEFSERTEAVKEIQRTICRATEVGREGRELYGLLESKYAELGFADEIGKHHQGGAAGYKTREWVAHPKSSERVVANQAFAWNPSITGTKAEETMIVTAGGFEFITANDVTGIFQY
- a CDS encoding MFS transporter, encoding MTEKSIETPVRVGNFRWVICALLFFAATVNYIDRQVIGILKPTLQEEFGWTENDYGWIVFAFQSAYALGMLGVGRLMDRIGTKNGFSISVTLWSIAAMAHAWAGSVGSFMAARFALGLGEAGNFPASIKTVAEWFPKKERALATGIFNAGTNIGALVTPLVVPWIAYTYGWYEAFIITGAIGFLWLIFWLIFYRKPEDHPRLSKAELDYINSDKEEVLPTIPWKRLFPHRQTWAFAIGKFLTDPIWWVYLFWLPDFLQKKHGLDIKTFGIPLAIIYIIADFGSIGGGWISGFLIKRGWSVNAGRKTAMLICAIAVVPIVFASITTNLWVAVTLIGIAAAAHQGWSANIFTLTSDMFPKQAVGSVVGIGGMAGAIGGMFIAKLVGWILDATGSYIPIFAIAASAYLIALLVIHLLTPKLDPARLDNA
- a CDS encoding glucose 1-dehydrogenase; this translates as MGYAKLDLKGRTAVIIGGTSGIGRAIADGFAEAEANVVCTSRREEQVEKTAAELEAKGCRTIRVTSDVSDRESLAELLGACVKAFGKVDILVNCAGRTKRAPTADFPEADWNDIIETNLNGTLRACQIFGKHFLENGYGRIINIASLSTFVALFEVAAYSASKAAVASLTKSLAVEWAKHGVNVNAIAPGVFLTDLNRELLESTERGKEFQLRTPMGRFGKVEELAGAAVFLASEAASFVTGEVLVVDGGFLASGVNQ